Sequence from the Lepidochelys kempii isolate rLepKem1 chromosome 7, rLepKem1.hap2, whole genome shotgun sequence genome:
AAAGGTAATGATGACATGGGAAACCCACTTCTAAAGGCTATTAGCATTCCCCCATCCCCTGAAAAATTATCCCTCAGGATATAAAGTGCCCCAAAGTATTGTGGTTTGACCAGGAAAGTTATTTTTAAGTGAAGTACTAGTCTGAAAAATGACTGAGATGTTGATTGTTTACTCTCAACTCAAGATGAGATTTGTTCAGTTTATAAAAAAAAGCATGAGTTTTTCCAACTGGCAGCTCTGTAACCTCAGCCCAGGATCTGGAAGTAATGCTGGGATTCTTCTGGCCCATGCATCATCAACAGTAATAAAATTCTACAGCTGGAAGTTGGGACCTGATAATTCCATAGAAACTGCAGTGCTGAAATGAAGTTAATTAACTAAATAGGATGGAACATCTCTGGAAGGTGGTTGTACAGGTTATGTGGTGGGCTGTCATCAGAGCAAGAAGAGGTGAAGTTAAGTCATATCTTGGTTCCCAGGGGAAAAGTAGACATATGTATAAACAGTCAGGAACAATAAGTGGGATTATACAGTAACTTTTCACTTAACGTTGTAattgtgttcctgaaaaatgcgactttaagtgaaaggatgttaagcgaatccaatttccccataagaatgaatgtaaatggggggggggggggggttaggttccagggaaattttttttttgctgtacagtactatagttgggaggtgcccccgccttaccccacacaggcacagcccactggcactggagacagtgaggcaggcaaggaggctgaaggtgctgtaggctaggagaagcacatTGCGCAGCAGCAGCGGAAGCTTCCCCTACTCTCTAagcaccaggggcagggggctcaaccctcgggccgcccactccaccccttccctgaaaccCCCACCCTTAACCCGCCTCTTCTTACCCCCCCTAGCCCCCTTTCTCTGCATGCCgcgtccttgctcctcccccactcccttccctgcctcctgcccacagcaatcagctggcttgcggcattcaggagggagaggggaggagcgaggacacggCGCAcaggctccctctccccccccccccccccgcctcctgaacactgcaagccagctgattgccggaggcaggggagggacgggggagggTGCATGCTGCGTCCTCGCTCCTTCCTCCTGCCCGCGGCAGTCAGGTGGCTTGCGAtgttcagggggcaggagggtggggggaggagcgaggactctGCTCGCAGCCTGCCCCCTcgctcccctgcttcctgcccgtCGCAATCACCTGGTTTGCGGCgttcgggagggagggggagcctgggcGCCAAGTCCTCGatactcccccctccctcctgaacgctgcaagcagggaggagggggaaggcacTGATCTGCGGGGTCTGCCTGCGGGTGGGAGGCGGTGTGGGGGGCATAGGGGAGCTGATATGGGGGCTatcagctgtggacaaagcaggcagccaaacgacatTGTAGCGAAGCATTGCaaaactttaaatggagcatgttctgtaattgagcagggacgTAGGATCGAAACAACGTTAAGCAAAAGTAtattaagtggggagttactgtactaaGAAAAATTATTCCCGTGGAGGTTAATGCTGGTTGAGGCATTAACTCCTGTGCAGCAGGCTGTATATAGATGAGGAAAAGCATACTGACAAAAGTAGGTGGCTCTAGAAGAAGTCAAGCAGACACAGAATGCCATATGCCAACATACCATAAGCAGGTACACCACATGAGTGACCATTGTGATGCTAACAGATCCTGATACCCATCCACAAGCCAAAGCACCCGCTAGTGGGTACAATACTCACATTGTTGCATGTATCATACAGGCACGGTGGGGAAACTGCCATTCTGCAAGTTCCAAGAGACAAGCTCTTGAAAACTGTTgtcctttcctttatttttttcctcttttctttctgtctttgcTCCCCGTATTTGTTATCCCACCACCCACAATGTTGGGTCCTCTTGCTCTTTGACATATGTGTATCATGAGGAGCCTGTGGACCTGCTTATTGAGTGTCTAGTGTTGTGACTCTCAGAGCAGTTGTGACTTCTCCTGCCTGTGTTTGTGACGAGCTTTTCTCCTTCAGCTACCTTTTCCTGGATACAGCACCAGGAATTTAGCCCATTCACTATTAATAGCAATGGAAAGACTGATAGGGCAATCAGGGCACCACTTATGACTCTGACCTCTCTGTTTCTTGAATAGCAAAGAGCAGAAAACATGTGACTCCCTATTAACAGAGATTGTCAGTACATTCTTTAATGAGGGAAATCTACCACCCAATTCAGAACATGCAATAATCTGGCAAACATTAAAGAAACCATTGCTCAGTGCTAGTGACCTTGAAAACTATGACCCAGTATTTAACGTCCTTTTTCTAAGCACACTAATCAAGAAACCAGCTAAAAGCATTTTCCAACATCAACTACCAGTACCATAGGTCAGGGCATGGTACAGAGACATCATTGGTTGCTCTGTTGTGTGATTTATTTTCCTCGCTGTGGAAGAGGGTAGTTAGTCCACATACGTTCAGCTGGAGCACGCTGCAGTATTCAATATCATTGATCTCCAAACACTCCTGTCCTGTACCAAGAGAATGTAGGTGAAGCTGTAGGGTGAGCTGAAACTCCCTGAAGTGAATCATGTTGTTCCTCAAACACCAAATTGAGAGGGCTGGTTTGGGAACTGTTCTTCCACCTCCAAAGCCCTCAACTATGAAGACTTGCAAGGCTGGGTGTTCTGGGAAGACAACAGGGGCAGAAGTCTTAGCAGTACACAGCTTTTTGTCAGATCTCTCCATGCCAAATGTGAACAACACAGTCTCTCAGCTTTCCTGATGTTTAGCTAAAATTTAGAGACTGGATTAAAAGCAGCTAGTTAAAGCTGAACTCACAGAGGTTATGCTGTTAGGAAGAACGTGCTGCAAAAAGTGTGTCTTTGTATATCCGCTGCTATCCAGGGCATCAGCCTTCCTATTAAGTCAGTGCACAGCCTTGGATAACTTTGAACTTCTTAATGCCATTGGATTCCCAAATGGCCATCTTGTCATAAAAACACCTACTTATatctgctgctggccagaagATCGAACCTTCCATGGTGGATTCAGACCTGGCCACTTGTGACATTCAGACTTCATTTTTGCAATTCATTCTATCTAGGAATGAAACCACACACTCTCTGGTAAAATGCCAGCAGGTACAAGATGTAGTAACTCATCTGCTTAACAAAAGGTTTGCCATTAACACATTACCTCTGTGCTCTGCCCTCTGCACTGGTTTATTGAGTACAGAGTCTAACTCAATGTCTGTGTGGCACAGCATGTAATTAGCTTGTGGAACTCGCTGATGATACTGAAGCAAAGAACCCAGTAGCATTCAAATAAGGATTAGATGTTAATGTGAATAATCAGAATGTCATATGTAGTTACACCAGCGAGGATAAAAGGTATTAGGGATTTCAGTATGCTTCAGGACAAATTAAGTACCTGCCTGAATTTAAGAAACAAATTTTCCCATAGCTATGTTATTGTATAATTGTCCAGTATGGAGGATTTACTCCTTCCTTTGAATCATCTGATACTGACCATTGTTGTGATCTGTATGGAAATGCCTGTTTTCTTAGTTTCCCTTTTGGTGCAGATTAGAGGATGTATTATTGTTTTTTACAACTACTTCTGTAGCGTGTTACTTGTCATGGTTCTGCTCAGTTTTCCACCTATTGGAAGGAACTAGCTcttagttaacaattctgttgatgatgtacaaaacaaaatagaataaCAGCTCATGCTCCCATAGCTTTTTTGGTTCTACAGAGGTATCAGGAATAAAAATGAGTAAAAGCTTTTTTTGTCATTAGGATGACTAGAATTGACTTGGATTATACACAGGGAGCAGACCTGCTGAGTAAGGATAGTTTGCTAGCACATTGAGTaagattctctctctttctctaggcAAAATGTGGTTACACTAATCTCACTGGAATTGATTACTCTCCTTCTGCAATACAACTTTCTCAAAACATAATAGAGAAAGAAGGGCTATCTAATATTAAATTGCAGGTAAGTGTTCAGAGAGATTATgttaaggaaaatagaaagcaaTTGATCTTGAGAGATTATTCGAGTCACTTGATTTCAGACACGTTAATATACTGACTACATTTTTTGAAATCTAATTGTAGTTCTGCTCACTTGAGGAGGACTCTAACCAACAGTTTATTAATATGTCTGTATTTACCAGAAGATTTCTTGGTTGGTGAAGATTTTACTCCCTTTGACACctgtgcaaaactcccatttagtCGAACAAGAGTGTCATCCCTGAGCAAGGGGAGAGACTACATCACACTTTAAAAGATCAGTTCTGTGTTCTAGATTATATACTCTGACTTTCAGATAAGGAATAGCAGACTAAATATGTCAAACTACAAAAAATTCAacaatggttaggcagctggtgtaCAGAGACCACTGCTTTTCATGCTGACCACTTTTATCTCATTGTTACCTTGTGCTTCTCCCGTCTGGATGTTCTCTTTTCTTATACTGAGGGTAGGTCTACATTACAGTGGGGATtgacgctctgagatcgatccaccagcAGTCTTTTTagtgggtctagtaaagacctgccaaatcgacaacagagcgctctccagtcgaccccatACTCTACCctgacaagaagagtaaggtaagtcgacgggagaccTCCCCGCCgcagtaactcgacctaaggtatgtCGACGCCAGCTCCATTATTcaagtagctggagttgcatagcatAGGTCAACTTACCGCGGCAGCTTATACATAGCCTTAGAATAGATCATAAACTCCTTGGGCTGTGTCAGTTTTGTTCTGTTTATATGCTGCCTAGCACTCTGGGACccaggtccatgactggggcctcTCAGTGCTGCCACActgcaaatagtaaataatacCGTAGAATGAACTcccaaatacattaaagattgtgaggtgcttaaATACTACTGTAATGGAGCCCAGCTACGCACTTCAAATAGGTAGGCAGGTAGCTGGGTTCAACTAAAGATTTTTGCATAATGCAAAGGGAGAATCAAATTGACATGGCATCAAAATTATGCAAAGAAGTTGCATGGTAAGCACTTCCCAAATAGACCTAGTGTAAGGAACTCATGCAGCCCATGTAGGGATGTACTTGTCTGTAAGGTACTCATGCAGCCTTTGCAGAATTTGTAACTGAATTAGTATAGTTTACCCCATATTGGTCATAGCCAGCCTGGGCATCCTCTGGTGGGCAATATAAGAGCTCAGCGAGTGCCAGTCAGTGTCTGCTCAGTGAAATGGCTGCCTGGCTCCTTAACCACTAGCTGCTGTGTTGTGTGCTTGGAATAAAGCCTGAAACTGCTTCAGCTGATCTCAAGTCTGTTGTGAGTGTTATCTTGTTCCATGACACTTAGATGTTGTCAATTTTTGTACCCTCACAAATGAAAGCACCAGTCTACATTAGAGATGCAGCATTTCCCAAATAAAAGATGATTATTTACATAGTTGTACACTTTTGATTTAGGTAAAAGACTTCTTGACTCCATCAGCTGAGCTATCAGGATTTCAGATTTGTATTGACAAGGGAACTTTTGATGCCATAAGCCTTAATCCTGACAATGCAGCTGAGAGGAGGAAGCAGTATGTGAAATCCCTCTGCACGGTATTGAAAATGGAAGGCTTTTTCCTCATAACCTCTTGTAATTGGACCAAAGAGGAGCTGCTAAATGAGTTCAGAGAAGGTAAGTAGTTGggcagagttatctgccaatttATGGTTGTTTAAGGTTTTAAGTAGGTAAATGTTAATGTCCTTTTATTGCCGTGTTTATTTTATCAGAGCGGGATTAGATATCACAGTGATAAAACGTGGGTGTGTGTCCTGAGCCTTATCCTCACTACAGCTTCCATCGTTGTAGGCATGGGTATGGAATTATGGCTCCCATTTTTACCAGTATAGATGCACTTTAAGAGTGAGGATTTTTTTATACCTTCCAACCGCAGAGAACAAGAATTGCAGGCAAGTTATTATGGAGAAGAAGAGAATATATGGCTTTTTTCCTGTGATCTTTAAAATAGATCCCCCATTCACCCACCCAGCTCACCTTAAAATTGGGATAACATTTTTAGCTTTTCTTTTAGTCACAAAGGAACTGGCAGTTGTAGGCTGTGACATTCCATGTGCACGCACATGTCACTTGCTCAGTGAACCTCCTGATGGGTCTGAATTCTTTTACTTGCTAGTCAGCTTCTGAATCTCATGCCTGAAGCTTGAAACCCAAGTGTGCCAAGAACTAGAACTGCTGGCAAATTCTTATCTCTTCTTTCATTAGTCTACACACTGCAGCTAGCTAAGATTTTATTATCTATGGAGGAGTTTCAGCTATATAAAGAAGCAATATAAGACACAGTACTGTACACTTACATAGTAAATGACTTGCTTGTTTTCCATATGAATTAAGAGTGGTTTGCAAAAGGTTATCCAAGGGAAGAGTAACATGACTTCTTAATAAAAGCATTAATTTCTGTCTGGCAGGATTTGAAATTCTGGAGGAGCTGCCAACACCCAAGTTCTGCTTTGGAGGGAGGATTGGAAACAGTGTAACAGCCTTggttttccaaagaaaaaattAAGGCCATCAATCTTAGACAAATTAGATTAGTTGAGAAAAGAAAAGTCTGCACTTCAAAGTAAACCTGatgcaaaggagagagagagaggaaaacaccTCCAGTATTGTGTAAATAACTGCTCACTGAGTACACAATAAGACACAGTGCATGTGCTGAACTGCAATGGGCTTCCATAAAATTCAGGGCAAGTTATATAAATCTGAAATGTTTCTAGGGTAAATTCTGCCCTGGTGCTGTTTCTCTGTGTTATAGCTTCATTTATTTCAACAAAATTGTATGGGTGTAAGTGAGGAAAAATATGGTACTCTAATTTTTCAGAGACCAACTAAAACTATTCACATTAGTTTTGCATTTGAAgtgtaaatattttttcctatttatttttgattttggtTTCTAGTgaacagtttaaaataaatttaagcaGTAATTGAATCATACAAAGCAAGAAGTCTTATTTCTGTGGTGTTTGGCGTACTAATGAACATGCTTTTGAGATCTAAACACTgggcaatattttattttatttttgt
This genomic interval carries:
- the EEF1AKMT2 gene encoding EEF1A lysine methyltransferase 2 isoform X1, with translation MSVAGERPRDAPGLGPAFGPSALGTKEHWDAAYESELQIFQESEDAGEIWFGEESMIRLIRWMEKQKIPLDSSVLDIGTGNGVLLVELAKCGYTNLTGIDYSPSAIQLSQNIIEKEGLSNIKLQVKDFLTPSAELSGFQICIDKGTFDAISLNPDNAAERRKQYVKSLCTVLKMEGFFLITSCNWTKEELLNEFREGFEILEELPTPKFCFGGRIGNSVTALVFQRKN
- the EEF1AKMT2 gene encoding EEF1A lysine methyltransferase 2 isoform X2, whose amino-acid sequence is MSVAGERPRDAPGLGPAFGPSALGTKEHWDAAYESELQIFQESEDAGEIWFGEESMIRLIRWMEKQKIPLDSSVLDIGTGNGVLLVELAKCGYTNLTGIDYSPSAIQLSQNIIEKEGLSNIKLQVKDFLTPSAELSGFQICIDKGTFDAISLNPDNAAERRKQYVKSLCTVLKMEGFFLITSCNWTKEELLNEFREVAKKENAKALPAPRP